Proteins encoded together in one Amphritea japonica ATCC BAA-1530 window:
- a CDS encoding cupin domain-containing protein yields MLNMNFTQSVSIDTHSLKWVASPMPGVVRKPLAREEAEQGHATSIVCYEPGASFSSHGHPKGEEILVLEGVFSDQTGDYQAGTYFRNPEGFSHAPFSKEGCTILVKLHQFQADDSAHLAIQTNNAKWHRVNDSLEYLGLHHHKDEQVFMMRSGAELKVDLDEALKGLEIYVISGELLENGHRFSAGSWLRRPALNKKLHNDSQEDCYQLGSDTVVWIKMNHL; encoded by the coding sequence ATGCTGAATATGAATTTTACTCAATCGGTATCCATTGATACCCACAGCCTTAAGTGGGTTGCCAGTCCAATGCCTGGTGTCGTGCGTAAACCGTTGGCAAGAGAAGAGGCTGAGCAGGGTCATGCGACCAGTATTGTTTGTTATGAGCCAGGCGCCTCATTTTCATCACACGGCCACCCTAAAGGAGAGGAAATTCTGGTATTGGAAGGCGTTTTTTCTGATCAGACCGGAGATTATCAGGCAGGTACTTATTTTCGTAATCCTGAAGGCTTTAGTCATGCTCCTTTTAGTAAGGAAGGTTGTACGATTCTGGTGAAATTACATCAGTTTCAGGCCGATGATTCAGCTCATCTGGCCATTCAGACCAATAATGCAAAATGGCACCGGGTGAACGACTCTCTGGAATATCTGGGTTTGCATCATCATAAGGATGAGCAGGTATTTATGATGCGTTCTGGCGCTGAGTTAAAAGTTGATCTCGATGAGGCGCTAAAAGGCCTTGAAATTTATGTAATTAGTGGTGAATTACTAGAAAACGGGCATCGCTTTAGTGCAGGGAGCTGGTTGCGGCGTCCTGCTCTGAACAAAAAACTCCACAACGACTCTCAGGAAGATTGTTATCAATTAGGTTCAGATACTGTTGTCTGGATCAAGATGAATCATCTGTAG
- a CDS encoding AraC family transcriptional regulator, translated as MKESQARLNLIAHQSGEHLHDFAQILIGLNGKMECEFEKDSGQISSGTLAIVPDSQKHLFCGLSDDSELLVIDLAPFDPYIQALEHSCNLSFKDSILKNPEFITLSPELLPMLDFAANQLAKGDQRINQQSRYQINCQLITLFITQLCQQYSATAITEGKNLRLSRNVLNHYIDQHLSNPPNNHDLANALNLSESHFYSLCQKELHQTPQQYIMSRRLNRARFLLQNSDISPSMLADELGFSDVSSFSRAFKRYFHITPGHARKMKGE; from the coding sequence ATGAAAGAAAGCCAGGCACGCCTTAATCTTATCGCCCATCAGAGCGGCGAACACTTGCACGATTTCGCGCAAATCCTGATTGGGCTGAACGGTAAAATGGAATGCGAGTTCGAAAAGGACAGCGGTCAAATTTCTTCAGGGACATTGGCTATCGTTCCCGACAGTCAGAAGCATCTGTTCTGCGGCTTAAGTGATGACAGTGAACTGTTAGTTATTGATCTCGCCCCCTTCGACCCCTATATTCAGGCGCTGGAGCACAGCTGTAACCTTTCATTTAAAGATTCAATATTAAAAAACCCCGAATTCATTACACTCTCTCCTGAACTATTACCCATGCTGGACTTTGCTGCCAATCAACTTGCAAAAGGTGATCAGCGGATCAATCAGCAAAGCCGATACCAGATTAACTGCCAACTGATCACGCTATTCATCACCCAGCTATGCCAACAGTATTCAGCCACTGCAATTACAGAAGGTAAAAATTTAAGGCTCAGCAGAAACGTACTCAATCACTACATCGATCAGCACCTTTCTAACCCGCCTAACAACCACGACTTAGCTAACGCACTTAATCTCAGTGAAAGCCACTTTTACTCTCTATGTCAGAAAGAGCTGCACCAGACACCCCAGCAGTACATCATGTCGCGACGACTAAACAGGGCGCGTTTTCTACTTCAAAACAGTGATATCTCTCCCAGCATGCTAGCAGATGAACTCGGATTCTCAGACGTTTCAAGCTTCTCACGGGCATTTAAGCGGTATTTTCACATCACCCCCGGTCACGCACGAAAAATGAAAGGCGAGTAA
- a CDS encoding ornithine cyclodeaminase family protein, whose product MQLNAIQVREALPWDRLIEALNAIFTKEVCAPVRHHHSINVPNDPDATLLLMPAWLEGEYLGVKLVNVFPGNNSRGLPGLNSNYILSSGKTGQPLAQLDANELTALRTAAASAMASRYLSKAEASELLMVGAGRMSRYLVPAHMSVRPIKTVRVWNRNELAAAELVKDLKIDGIDAELCPLNQLETAARSADIVSCATMSTSPLIKGDWLKPGAHLDLVGSFTPGMRETDNRAMQRCDVFVDVRAGALSETGDLIIPISEGAITKDIIIAEFTELCRGEHKGRADLSDPENAITLFKSVGDSREDLAAAVLAYQQSLPA is encoded by the coding sequence ATGCAACTGAATGCTATTCAGGTCCGTGAGGCGCTGCCCTGGGATCGACTGATCGAAGCGCTGAATGCTATTTTTACTAAAGAGGTTTGTGCGCCGGTTCGCCATCATCATAGCATCAACGTTCCTAACGATCCTGATGCGACTTTATTGTTGATGCCAGCTTGGCTGGAAGGAGAGTATCTGGGTGTTAAACTGGTCAACGTTTTCCCCGGCAATAACAGCCGTGGGCTTCCCGGGCTGAATAGTAACTATATATTGTCTTCCGGAAAGACAGGTCAGCCTCTGGCCCAGCTCGATGCTAATGAGTTAACCGCCTTGCGAACGGCTGCTGCTTCGGCCATGGCCTCCCGTTACCTTTCTAAAGCTGAGGCATCAGAGTTATTGATGGTGGGTGCTGGGCGAATGAGTCGCTATCTGGTGCCTGCGCATATGAGCGTGCGGCCGATTAAGACAGTGCGGGTTTGGAACCGAAATGAGCTGGCTGCGGCTGAATTAGTGAAGGATCTTAAAATCGATGGAATAGATGCTGAGCTATGCCCGTTGAATCAGTTGGAAACAGCGGCTCGCAGTGCGGATATAGTCAGCTGTGCCACAATGTCGACTTCGCCTTTGATCAAAGGTGACTGGTTAAAGCCCGGTGCCCATCTTGATCTGGTTGGTAGCTTTACTCCAGGCATGCGTGAAACAGATAACCGAGCTATGCAACGGTGTGATGTTTTTGTGGATGTACGAGCAGGAGCGTTAAGTGAAACCGGAGATCTGATTATTCCTATCAGTGAAGGGGCTATCACTAAAGATATAATTATTGCCGAGTTTACTGAGCTGTGTCGTGGTGAACATAAAGGCAGAGCGGATCTGAGCGATCCGGAAAACGCGATCACTTTGTTTAAATCAGTAGGCGATTCCAGAGAGGATTTAGCTGCTGCAGTGTTGGCTTATCAGCAGTCGCTTCCTGCGTAA